In one Corallococcus sp. EGB genomic region, the following are encoded:
- a CDS encoding serine hydrolase: MPADPLVGIWGSERVLGPQVRGELTLVQDGSAWRARIAGFDVPARVDGRKVSVVLPGKQGELRATLPENGQSITGHWIQPRVLMSGMKFASPVELRSLQPGVWRGVVAPLEDRFSLYLVVQKQPDGSVTAFIRNPERNFGNRMLFRVELQDRTVRFTSTKGGTQFEGTFDAQSGRLSLPYPPFDTTFDFTRRDRAQAVGLYSRTPASGPYAYQKPVAEDDGWTTAAPADVGMDVQPLQQLVQRILDQEPSQEPVPAIQGLLVARHGKLILEEYFQGFDKERPHDPRSSSKSYASLLIGIALDQGAPFTVDTPVVSLFPEYKGKLSNLDARKRKLTVAHLMTMSTGLACDDDDPASPGNEDRLKDSVPDWYKYTLDLPMVRAPGEKAVYCSANINLLGGVLRNTTRMWIPEFFTQNVATPLQMRGYHLDLMPNGEQYLGGGIYMRPRDALKLGQLYLSGGTWNGKRVVSQRWVERSIANHATMEPGKTYGYTWWRHELRVGDRVYSEYEASGNGGQLVMVVPELDLAVMFTAANYNHVSIWRKFREELLPRFIMAAVSANNTQP, from the coding sequence ACTGACGCTGGTTCAGGATGGGAGCGCCTGGCGCGCTCGCATCGCGGGCTTCGACGTTCCTGCTCGGGTCGATGGCCGGAAGGTCTCTGTCGTCCTCCCCGGTAAGCAGGGCGAGCTGAGGGCGACGCTTCCAGAGAATGGCCAGAGCATCACGGGCCACTGGATCCAGCCGCGCGTGCTCATGAGCGGCATGAAGTTCGCCAGCCCGGTGGAACTGCGCTCCCTTCAGCCCGGGGTCTGGCGCGGAGTCGTGGCACCACTGGAGGACCGGTTCTCGCTGTATCTCGTCGTCCAGAAGCAGCCGGATGGCTCCGTGACGGCGTTCATCCGCAACCCGGAGCGGAACTTCGGCAACCGGATGCTGTTCCGCGTGGAGCTCCAGGACCGCACGGTCCGGTTCACGTCCACGAAGGGAGGCACGCAGTTCGAAGGCACGTTCGACGCGCAGTCCGGACGGCTGTCCCTCCCCTACCCTCCGTTCGACACGACGTTCGACTTCACCCGCCGCGACCGCGCGCAGGCCGTGGGCCTCTATTCCCGTACTCCCGCTTCTGGCCCCTACGCCTACCAGAAGCCCGTCGCCGAGGACGACGGCTGGACCACGGCGGCTCCGGCCGACGTCGGCATGGACGTCCAACCGCTCCAGCAGCTCGTACAGCGCATCCTCGACCAGGAGCCCAGCCAGGAGCCCGTGCCCGCCATCCAGGGACTCCTCGTCGCCCGCCACGGGAAGCTGATCCTCGAAGAGTACTTCCAGGGCTTCGACAAGGAGCGTCCCCATGACCCGCGCTCCTCCTCCAAGTCCTACGCATCCCTGCTCATCGGCATCGCCCTGGACCAGGGCGCCCCCTTCACCGTGGACACGCCCGTCGTCTCACTCTTCCCCGAGTACAAGGGCAAGCTCTCCAACCTGGACGCGCGCAAGCGCAAGCTCACCGTCGCGCACCTGATGACCATGTCGACAGGCCTCGCCTGCGACGACGACGACCCGGCGTCTCCTGGAAATGAGGACCGCCTCAAGGACTCCGTACCGGATTGGTACAAGTACACGCTGGACCTCCCCATGGTCCGCGCTCCCGGCGAGAAGGCCGTGTACTGCTCCGCGAACATCAACCTGCTGGGCGGCGTCCTCCGCAACACCACCCGCATGTGGATTCCGGAGTTCTTCACCCAGAACGTCGCCACGCCACTCCAGATGCGCGGCTACCACCTCGACCTGATGCCCAACGGCGAGCAGTACCTGGGCGGCGGCATCTACATGCGGCCTCGCGACGCACTGAAGCTTGGCCAGCTCTACCTGTCCGGTGGCACCTGGAACGGCAAGCGCGTGGTCAGCCAGCGCTGGGTGGAACGCTCCATCGCGAACCACGCCACCATGGAGCCCGGAAAGACCTATGGCTACACGTGGTGGCGCCACGAACTCCGTGTCGGCGACCGCGTGTATTCCGAGTACGAGGCCAGTGGAAACGGCGGTCAGCTCGTGATGGTCGTCCCGGAGTTGGACCTCGCCGTGATGTTCACCGCGGCCAATTACAACCACGTCTCCATCTGGCGGAAGTTCCGCGAAGAGCTCCTCCCCCGCTTCATCATGGCCGCGGTCTCCGCGAACAACACGCAGCCCTGA